Proteins encoded together in one Luteimonas fraxinea window:
- a CDS encoding DUF805 domain-containing protein: MQINSAYLRELRTGRRWSQEQLAELSGLNLRTIQRLESGAKVSTESLTALAAVFEVPAERLLLGTPAPSQPAIAAMRDGVLRGLAFTGTTGRADFWWFALAVAMVLALAGLLSEATGPLPLQLASLVVLLPWIAACTRRLRDAGFSPWWQLISLAPVGGLLVLLWLLSYPTKSETPLVASAA, from the coding sequence ATGCAGATCAACAGCGCTTACCTCCGCGAACTCAGGACCGGCCGGCGCTGGTCGCAGGAGCAACTGGCCGAGCTCAGCGGGCTGAACCTGCGGACCATCCAGCGGCTCGAATCCGGGGCGAAGGTATCGACCGAATCCCTGACCGCGCTCGCCGCCGTCTTCGAAGTGCCGGCCGAGCGCCTGTTGCTGGGCACACCCGCGCCGAGCCAGCCGGCCATCGCGGCGATGCGCGACGGCGTGCTGCGCGGCCTGGCGTTCACCGGCACCACCGGACGCGCGGACTTCTGGTGGTTCGCGCTCGCCGTGGCGATGGTGCTGGCGCTCGCCGGCCTGCTCAGCGAGGCGACCGGCCCGTTGCCGTTGCAACTCGCATCGCTGGTCGTGCTGCTGCCCTGGATCGCGGCCTGCACCCGGCGCCTGCGCGATGCCGGTTTCAGCCCCTGGTGGCAACTCATCAGCCTGGCGCCGGTCGGTGGCCTGCTCGTGCTGCTGTGGCTGCTGAGTTACCCGACGAAATCCGAAACGCCGCTGGTCGCATCCGCGGCTTGA
- a CDS encoding DUF5916 domain-containing protein: MGRRFIRFVPAAFAVVCAPAFAVEIDGRIDADEWTGAQHIVDFRKVQPLTGEPGSLPTEAWVLATPDGLAVAFRNVQPPEVTRSRQKVQRDFEEQVDRVNVFIDFDGDGRTGYAFTVSASGGIADEIITNQNDFNSDWDGQWRHAVAEDDDGWSVELLIPWHTAPMRDGVDGQRTLKVFLARVIGSTGERMAWPVASFERPRFLSDFAPITVPEYSQSLLAVTPYVSGLYDNVRKGRDFNAGVDVFWKPSSRFQLAATVHPDFGQVESDDLVVNFSAIETFISDKRPFFTENQGIFELTTPSDFSQQLYTRRVGSTGDIQAAVKFNGSLGRANYGVFAAEEDGPTGRAYQALRLVRDFESQNLGAMLTRVDDPFRAREATVLGVDHNWRPTERWNVRTRLLGSRIEQAGDTEQDVGATLWADYEMDDGWRQQWIAMHFGDALEINDFGYLSRNSTNYLHWEVRKRFTDLPETARNASIDWRWRVSTNHNDRGDKLGDQFRMSRQSQLRNGGTGEAQLELDSAGVNDLLLRGNGLVKLPENFSATYEYERPREGNWAPEYGVEVFSGGLAGNDEIGYAGWLGGTYFVSDAFRLNAELVAIRRPDWLIWQGPVEPGLVGAFDGRETRLSAGMDWTVDARQELRVKLQAIGIGARATGAWRFDPAGNAIAGTDAIDDFNVRNLGFQVRYRYELAPLSYLYVVYARGGFARQSGSDGVDDALYDSLSLRDDEQLMVKLSYRFEL, translated from the coding sequence GTGGGTCGACGGTTCATTCGCTTCGTGCCGGCCGCGTTCGCGGTCGTGTGCGCACCTGCGTTCGCGGTCGAGATCGACGGGCGTATCGATGCCGACGAATGGACGGGCGCGCAGCACATTGTCGACTTCCGCAAGGTGCAGCCGCTGACCGGTGAGCCCGGCTCGTTGCCCACGGAAGCCTGGGTGCTGGCGACGCCGGACGGCCTGGCCGTTGCGTTCCGCAATGTGCAGCCGCCTGAGGTGACGCGCTCGCGCCAGAAGGTGCAGCGGGATTTCGAGGAGCAGGTGGACCGGGTCAACGTCTTCATCGATTTCGATGGCGATGGACGCACCGGCTACGCCTTCACCGTGAGTGCGAGCGGCGGCATCGCCGACGAGATCATCACCAACCAGAACGATTTCAACAGCGACTGGGACGGGCAATGGCGCCATGCCGTGGCCGAAGACGACGATGGCTGGTCGGTCGAGTTGCTGATTCCCTGGCACACCGCGCCGATGCGCGACGGCGTGGACGGGCAGCGCACGCTCAAGGTGTTTCTCGCGCGCGTGATCGGCTCCACCGGCGAACGCATGGCCTGGCCGGTGGCGAGCTTCGAGCGGCCGCGCTTCCTGTCCGACTTCGCGCCGATCACGGTGCCGGAGTACAGCCAGTCGCTGCTCGCGGTCACGCCGTATGTGTCGGGGTTGTACGACAACGTACGCAAGGGCCGCGACTTCAATGCCGGCGTGGACGTGTTCTGGAAACCGAGCAGTCGCTTCCAGCTCGCCGCCACCGTGCATCCGGATTTCGGCCAGGTCGAGAGCGACGATCTGGTGGTGAACTTCAGCGCCATCGAAACCTTCATCAGCGACAAGCGGCCGTTCTTCACCGAGAACCAGGGCATCTTCGAGCTGACCACGCCGTCGGACTTCAGCCAGCAGCTCTACACGCGGCGCGTGGGCAGCACCGGCGATATCCAGGCGGCGGTCAAATTCAACGGCAGCTTGGGCCGTGCGAACTACGGCGTGTTCGCCGCCGAGGAAGACGGGCCGACCGGCCGCGCCTACCAGGCGCTACGGTTGGTGCGCGATTTCGAATCCCAGAATCTGGGCGCGATGCTGACCCGCGTCGACGATCCGTTCCGGGCACGCGAGGCGACCGTGCTCGGCGTCGATCACAACTGGCGCCCGACCGAGCGCTGGAACGTGCGCACACGCCTGCTCGGCAGCCGCATCGAACAGGCAGGCGACACCGAACAGGATGTCGGCGCCACGCTGTGGGCCGATTACGAGATGGACGACGGCTGGCGCCAGCAGTGGATCGCCATGCATTTCGGCGACGCGCTGGAGATCAACGACTTCGGCTATCTGTCGCGCAACAGCACCAACTACCTGCACTGGGAAGTGCGCAAGCGCTTCACCGATCTGCCGGAGACCGCGCGCAACGCATCCATCGACTGGCGCTGGCGCGTCAGCACCAACCACAACGACCGCGGCGACAAGCTCGGCGACCAGTTCCGCATGAGTCGCCAGAGCCAGCTGCGCAATGGCGGCACTGGCGAGGCGCAGCTCGAGCTCGACAGCGCCGGCGTCAACGACCTGCTGCTGCGTGGCAACGGGCTGGTGAAGCTGCCGGAAAACTTCAGCGCGACGTACGAGTACGAGCGCCCGCGCGAAGGCAACTGGGCGCCCGAGTACGGCGTCGAAGTCTTCAGTGGCGGTCTCGCCGGCAACGACGAGATCGGCTATGCGGGCTGGCTGGGCGGCACGTATTTCGTCAGCGACGCGTTCCGGTTGAATGCGGAGCTCGTGGCGATCCGGCGGCCGGACTGGCTGATCTGGCAGGGCCCGGTCGAGCCTGGACTGGTCGGTGCGTTCGACGGTCGCGAAACGCGACTGAGTGCCGGCATGGACTGGACGGTCGACGCGCGCCAGGAGCTGCGTGTGAAGCTGCAGGCCATCGGCATCGGCGCGCGTGCCACTGGCGCGTGGCGTTTCGATCCCGCCGGCAACGCGATCGCGGGTACCGATGCCATCGACGATTTCAACGTCCGCAACCTCGGCTTCCAGGTGCGCTACCGCTACGAGCTGGCGCCGCTGTCGTATCTATACGTGGTCTACGCACGCGGTGGCTTCGCCCGCCAGTCGGGTAGCGACGGCGTCGACGATGCCTTGTACGACAGCCTGTCGCTGCGCGACGACGAACAGCTGATGGTGAAGCTGAGCTACCGCTTCGAGTTGTAG
- a CDS encoding putative bifunctional diguanylate cyclase/phosphodiesterase, whose translation MVKTLKHDADRLALIRSLDLLSLAGSPDLDRITELAAYAFRVPIALISIVEEAEQRFISAAGTLLERTELEASICAHAIEQQDVFEVEDLSLDERFRSNRLVTGSPKMRFYAGAPLMISSGHAIGTICLIDHVPRALTDDERDKLCSFARLVVGQISLLRSIGRRDPMTGLPNRQQLVGDLVDMQRTRADAGMHWFCIFDILDIQSANRVVQAVGLAPMESIIRQIGYRLSDLLPSSSPLYHVGVTRFAFVAEEQAEGELCALLAQLKAVAKQPVTTHGLVLQGMFFCGITTFDLSDTSDVLRRGVTAMHEAIEKRKTWCRYNLERDASLQRRYALATEVESAIENEEFFLMYQPRLCIETLRLRGAEALLRWQHPTLGAISPNEFIPVIESTMLMPTLTQWVLRRALQQMQEWDELGVVLDVSVNLSASDFNDGTLPGQVMATVEEFGVDPKRVELEVSESEWLRGRSGVVEQLETLRSHGFAVALDDFGSGYSNFSYLNEFPATIIKLDRSLITGMENDARRSTLVRTLLKLAAELGYKTVAEGVESAEQLGLLKKWHCVEAQGFFISKPLEPDRLLELVKASASS comes from the coding sequence ATGGTCAAGACTTTGAAGCACGATGCAGACCGGCTGGCCTTGATTCGCAGCCTCGACCTGCTGTCTCTGGCAGGGAGCCCTGATCTTGATCGCATCACAGAGCTGGCTGCCTACGCCTTCCGGGTCCCCATCGCTTTGATATCGATTGTTGAAGAAGCAGAGCAACGGTTTATTTCTGCTGCAGGCACGCTCCTTGAGCGCACCGAGCTTGAAGCATCGATTTGCGCGCATGCCATTGAGCAGCAGGATGTTTTCGAGGTGGAAGATCTCTCGCTCGACGAGCGATTCCGAAGCAACCGCCTGGTCACGGGCTCGCCCAAGATGCGCTTCTACGCAGGCGCGCCGCTAATGATTTCGTCTGGCCATGCAATTGGGACCATCTGTCTGATTGATCACGTGCCACGCGCACTCACGGACGACGAGCGCGACAAGTTATGTTCGTTTGCGCGTTTAGTGGTGGGCCAAATATCCCTTTTGCGTTCCATCGGACGACGAGACCCGATGACTGGGCTGCCTAACCGGCAGCAGCTGGTGGGCGACCTCGTAGACATGCAGCGTACGAGGGCCGATGCAGGAATGCACTGGTTCTGCATTTTTGACATCTTGGATATCCAGAGCGCAAACCGGGTAGTCCAGGCCGTTGGTTTGGCCCCAATGGAATCGATCATCCGGCAGATCGGATACCGTCTCAGCGATCTACTGCCGTCCTCCTCGCCGCTCTACCACGTTGGTGTCACACGGTTCGCCTTTGTTGCAGAAGAACAAGCCGAGGGCGAATTGTGCGCTCTTTTGGCTCAGCTTAAGGCCGTAGCGAAACAGCCAGTGACCACGCATGGCCTTGTTCTCCAAGGCATGTTCTTCTGTGGCATCACAACGTTCGATCTCTCAGACACGTCGGACGTGTTGCGCCGGGGCGTGACGGCCATGCATGAGGCCATCGAGAAGCGGAAGACGTGGTGCCGTTACAACTTGGAGCGAGATGCCTCTCTCCAAAGGCGATACGCGCTAGCGACTGAGGTAGAGAGCGCAATCGAGAACGAGGAATTCTTCTTGATGTATCAGCCAAGACTCTGCATCGAGACCTTGCGGCTAAGGGGGGCAGAAGCATTGCTTCGCTGGCAACATCCAACGCTTGGGGCGATCAGTCCAAACGAGTTCATTCCGGTCATCGAAAGCACCATGCTCATGCCGACACTCACCCAGTGGGTGCTGCGTCGCGCCCTGCAACAAATGCAGGAGTGGGATGAGCTTGGCGTTGTTCTGGACGTCTCAGTGAATCTTTCAGCATCGGACTTCAACGATGGCACGTTGCCCGGTCAGGTGATGGCTACCGTAGAAGAGTTTGGAGTGGACCCAAAGCGTGTTGAGCTTGAAGTCTCCGAAAGCGAATGGCTACGCGGCAGAAGTGGGGTGGTAGAGCAGCTCGAGACGCTGCGATCTCATGGCTTCGCAGTGGCACTGGACGACTTCGGGTCGGGCTACAGTAATTTTTCCTACCTCAACGAATTTCCGGCGACCATCATCAAGCTCGACAGGTCATTGATCACCGGCATGGAGAACGACGCTCGCCGTTCGACGCTCGTGCGCACACTCCTAAAGCTTGCCGCCGAACTCGGCTATAAAACCGTGGCTGAAGGGGTTGAGTCGGCAGAACAGCTTGGTTTGCTCAAGAAGTGGCATTGCGTTGAGGCGCAGGGATTTTTTATCTCCAAGCCTCTTGAGCCGGATCGATTGCTGGAGCTGGTTAAAGCGTCGGCTTCTTCGTAG
- a CDS encoding EAL domain-containing protein codes for MAFQPIVDARDRSIFGYEALVRSAMGGGAGEVIARVTPDQLYRFDQTCRVKAIETAARLGLQQRLSINFFPNAVYEPAACIRLTLAAAQAFGFPTNMLVFETAESERVRSHDHLTKIFRDYRSRGFMTAIDDFGAGYAGLSLLADFQPDLLKLDMALVRNVHVDANRVAIIRGIVQMSEALGSTVLAEGVEQVEEYLQLRELGVPLFQGYLFGKPRLEVLEGVSEELWNRLDAR; via the coding sequence ATGGCGTTTCAACCGATTGTGGACGCGCGAGACCGCTCCATTTTCGGTTATGAAGCCCTAGTCCGATCAGCCATGGGAGGTGGCGCTGGCGAGGTCATCGCCCGAGTGACGCCAGACCAACTTTATCGGTTTGATCAGACATGCCGAGTGAAAGCTATCGAGACCGCCGCGCGGCTCGGACTACAGCAGCGCTTATCGATCAACTTCTTTCCAAACGCGGTCTATGAGCCCGCAGCGTGCATCCGTTTGACTTTGGCGGCCGCGCAGGCATTCGGCTTCCCCACAAACATGCTTGTGTTCGAAACGGCCGAATCCGAGCGGGTGCGAAGCCACGATCACCTGACAAAGATCTTTCGAGACTACCGGAGCCGCGGATTCATGACGGCGATTGACGATTTCGGGGCCGGTTATGCCGGCCTGAGTCTCTTGGCCGATTTCCAACCTGACTTACTGAAGCTGGATATGGCGCTGGTTCGGAACGTTCACGTAGACGCAAATCGTGTGGCCATCATCCGGGGCATCGTCCAGATGTCTGAAGCTCTTGGCAGCACCGTCTTGGCGGAGGGCGTGGAACAGGTCGAAGAGTATCTTCAATTACGCGAGCTAGGCGTGCCTTTGTTCCAAGGCTATCTGTTCGGTAAGCCTCGGTTGGAAGTATTGGAAGGGGTCAGCGAAGAACTTTGGAATCGCTTGGATGCTCGATGA
- a CDS encoding response regulator transcription factor: protein MFLSSLSLDGADPIHIGFYTTVCPKMSIPHRRTTVLLVDDDARLAALTTDWLEKKGIAVDYAASGSDALNLATEQRFDAILLDIDMPGMCGITVCRRLRDTSNASTPIVMLTARDSIETKVAGLEAGADDYVVKPFWPDELIARIEALTRRTRKEVAPEAVELDGVRVDPWCGEVTRDGKLVRVLPTGMAILLALMRAHPRALTRQELLVEIWGAHLPESDSLRSHIYQLRKHLNAGFDEPLIETLPGAGMRFRAPRAGEGIRGA, encoded by the coding sequence ATGTTTCTGTCTTCACTGTCTTTAGACGGTGCCGACCCTATTCATATCGGCTTCTACACTACTGTCTGCCCCAAGATGAGCATTCCGCACCGGCGAACCACGGTCTTGCTTGTCGACGACGACGCGCGATTGGCCGCATTGACCACCGACTGGTTGGAAAAAAAAGGCATCGCGGTCGACTACGCAGCCAGTGGCTCTGACGCGCTGAACTTGGCCACGGAGCAGCGGTTTGACGCGATTCTACTTGACATCGACATGCCCGGGATGTGTGGGATCACGGTGTGCCGCAGGCTTAGAGATACTTCTAACGCTTCCACGCCGATCGTCATGCTCACGGCGCGCGACAGCATAGAAACCAAGGTCGCAGGCTTGGAAGCTGGAGCGGACGACTACGTGGTCAAACCCTTCTGGCCAGATGAGCTCATAGCGAGGATCGAAGCGCTAACGCGCAGGACGCGGAAGGAGGTCGCGCCTGAAGCGGTTGAACTCGACGGTGTCAGGGTCGATCCATGGTGTGGGGAAGTCACGCGGGATGGCAAGCTCGTCAGAGTTCTGCCGACGGGCATGGCGATCCTGCTCGCCCTAATGCGGGCGCATCCCCGGGCGCTAACGCGGCAAGAACTTTTGGTTGAAATCTGGGGAGCGCATTTGCCCGAATCGGATTCCCTTCGGAGTCATATCTATCAACTTCGAAAGCATCTGAACGCGGGATTCGACGAGCCTCTTATCGAGACACTGCCGGGCGCAGGTATGCGGTTTCGCGCCCCGCGGGCTGGTGAAGGAATTCGAGGTGCCTAG
- a CDS encoding GGDEF domain-containing protein → MLNRLQVSHRLAIVTFMGAMIALATAGFSVFRILQQNYVQAFIDASVTIMTLAIVRWAWAPGRAEVAGSLMCLVNTVFCCAVLYRVGLDSHGWIYLALMSSFYLAPVKVAVACSLVLIGFGALSLSGDSSVYLYTTLTTWCLIFLFSLFFSVQIRDHSGFLHSLASLDPLTQLPNRRAMETDLVQAVSRKSSAIGMLILDLDRFKSVNDTHGHAAGDVVLKQVAHVLQNQLRERDQVYRFGGEEFVMVLPIGSIDALESAAERMRRVVAEQSSSPSGPMTVSVGAALFDGEKDWQDWFAKADAALYEAKKQGGNRIRLG, encoded by the coding sequence ATGTTGAACAGGTTGCAGGTCAGCCACCGCCTCGCCATCGTTACCTTCATGGGTGCAATGATCGCCCTTGCAACCGCGGGCTTCTCAGTCTTCCGGATTTTGCAGCAGAACTACGTGCAGGCGTTCATCGATGCATCAGTGACCATCATGACGCTCGCGATTGTTCGCTGGGCGTGGGCGCCAGGACGCGCTGAGGTCGCGGGTTCGCTCATGTGCTTAGTCAACACAGTTTTCTGCTGTGCGGTGCTCTATCGAGTTGGCCTCGACTCGCACGGATGGATCTACCTCGCGCTTATGTCCTCCTTCTATCTTGCACCGGTCAAGGTCGCTGTCGCGTGCTCGTTGGTTCTGATTGGTTTTGGCGCTCTTTCTTTGAGCGGGGATTCCAGCGTCTACCTCTACACAACACTGACGACCTGGTGCCTGATCTTTTTGTTCTCACTGTTCTTTTCGGTGCAGATACGAGACCACAGCGGCTTTTTACATAGTCTCGCTTCGCTCGACCCCCTTACTCAACTACCCAATCGTCGTGCCATGGAGACCGACTTGGTTCAGGCTGTGAGCCGAAAAAGCTCGGCCATTGGCATGCTCATCCTCGATCTCGATCGATTCAAGTCCGTCAACGATACCCATGGCCATGCTGCCGGCGATGTGGTGCTCAAGCAGGTGGCTCATGTTCTTCAAAACCAGCTTCGCGAGCGAGATCAGGTTTATCGATTTGGCGGCGAAGAATTCGTCATGGTCCTACCCATCGGTTCAATCGACGCCCTGGAGAGCGCGGCGGAGCGCATGCGACGCGTGGTCGCGGAACAGTCGTCAAGCCCGTCAGGCCCAATGACTGTATCGGTCGGCGCCGCCCTCTTTGACGGTGAGAAGGACTGGCAAGACTGGTTCGCCAAAGCGGATGCGGCGCTCTACGAAGCAAAGAAACAAGGCGGCAACCGAATACGGCTGGGTTAG
- a CDS encoding YoaK family protein — protein MGIEVPRIAWVGTALLAFTAGMVNVVGYLGFEHQALSHLTGTASLQSIAIANQEWGVAGILLAVMASFFGGAFLGGLVLKDKALSEAYVLTLGIEGVLLLLASYLLTRQHGLGASLAAAACGLQNAMTSFYSGSAIRSTHLTGFFTDLGLVVGQTVRGDRLPRKRFSLMLLVLGTFSLGGILAAKLFQVMGFAALTVPSLVVFGAALGLAAHQRQRRDPADS, from the coding sequence TTGGGAATTGAGGTGCCCCGAATTGCTTGGGTCGGCACGGCACTGCTGGCGTTCACCGCGGGCATGGTGAACGTGGTGGGCTACTTGGGCTTCGAGCATCAAGCGCTGAGCCACCTAACCGGAACAGCCTCCCTTCAGAGCATTGCGATCGCCAACCAAGAATGGGGCGTCGCGGGGATCCTCCTTGCAGTCATGGCAAGCTTTTTTGGTGGAGCGTTCCTCGGGGGACTGGTGCTTAAGGACAAGGCGCTTTCGGAAGCTTACGTGCTGACTCTCGGCATCGAAGGCGTGCTGCTCCTTTTAGCCAGCTATCTGCTCACACGCCAACATGGTTTAGGAGCCAGCTTGGCGGCTGCGGCATGCGGTCTTCAGAACGCCATGACGTCTTTCTATAGTGGATCGGCGATCCGTAGCACGCACCTCACAGGTTTTTTCACTGACCTGGGACTGGTAGTTGGGCAGACGGTGCGAGGGGATCGCCTTCCGCGCAAACGTTTTAGCCTCATGCTGCTCGTGCTCGGCACGTTCTCGCTGGGAGGGATCCTCGCGGCCAAGCTGTTTCAGGTCATGGGGTTTGCCGCACTGACAGTTCCGTCGCTCGTTGTGTTCGGAGCGGCACTTGGGCTTGCGGCCCATCAACGTCAACGCCGAGATCCAGCAGATTCTTGA
- a CDS encoding GAF domain-containing protein: MNARFRTEKPGYVMVAWPMSHADANADQLSYLVQHGRLRSALEQINQVAGCRFTAIFRFDDGDLRNLILVDKEDLLNLVMDTIPVRDSYCMFVRQSEDVFSVDDSLTDDRVLGHAKRSVQRTYIGYPLRTSSGKLFGTLCHFDFSPVTVSDFAKKLTVEFIASLNLEAIEEAAFLDVERRFESLRLMTDLITSSSATVEEALEAFREFAAPLNSESVSRLSAAQAFAMQIKVNDLEKLIIKKTARRDAGISARD, from the coding sequence ATGAATGCGCGTTTTCGCACAGAAAAGCCTGGCTACGTGATGGTAGCGTGGCCAATGAGCCACGCTGATGCCAACGCCGACCAACTCTCCTACCTTGTCCAGCATGGACGTCTACGAAGTGCGTTGGAGCAGATCAACCAGGTTGCTGGGTGTCGGTTTACCGCCATCTTCAGATTCGACGACGGCGATCTTCGCAATCTTATCCTTGTAGATAAGGAAGACCTGCTTAATCTGGTCATGGACACGATTCCTGTCCGGGACTCTTACTGCATGTTTGTGCGGCAGTCTGAAGACGTCTTTTCAGTGGACGACTCTTTGACCGATGACCGTGTCCTCGGTCATGCGAAGCGGTCTGTGCAACGCACTTATATCGGATATCCACTTCGCACCTCTTCAGGGAAACTGTTCGGAACGCTTTGTCACTTTGATTTCTCCCCCGTGACGGTCTCTGACTTTGCAAAGAAGCTTACTGTTGAGTTTATTGCGAGCTTGAACCTAGAAGCGATCGAAGAGGCAGCGTTTCTGGATGTGGAAAGGCGATTCGAGTCGCTGCGTCTGATGACAGACTTGATCACAAGTTCTTCTGCGACCGTCGAGGAGGCGCTGGAGGCGTTTCGCGAATTCGCGGCGCCTCTCAACAGCGAGTCGGTCAGCCGCCTTTCAGCAGCACAGGCGTTTGCGATGCAAATCAAAGTAAACGATCTCGAAAAGTTGATCATCAAAAAGACAGCGCGTCGGGATGCCGGGATTTCGGCGCGCGACTGA
- a CDS encoding phospholipase D family protein: MLDDGRDAFAARVLLARAAERTLDVQYYIWHDDLSGGLMLEAMRDAAERGVRVRMLLDDNGIAGLDAHLAALDRHPNVEIRLFNPFVIRSPKWLGYATDFLRLNRRMHNKSFTADNQASIVGGRNVGDEYFDARDEGLFADLDVLTIGPVVAEVSADFDRYWASESAYPASRILPAAGDDALEMLAAHGGALGHDAAAADYVRAVRELPFIAEILDGRLAFEWAPIQMISDDPAKGVGQAVGDGLLTHALQDAMARPGREVRLVSGYFVPTDAGVEAFTALARAGKDVAIFTNAFEANDVWVVHAGYAHHRRALLQAGVRLYEMRGAQADGPRPRRHLLATGSGSGSGDGPVLRSSGATLHAKTFAIDRREVFIGSFNFDPRSMHLNTELGFLIGSQALATRISDAFDTRIPLTTYEVVLAQDGRLNWIERDPDGGAVVHVALPGQSVVSDEAELAFPGAEATDSGHRSQRFVERLVAERADVDAPGQLAATYRFLTLYMRLQLGNDGLQRTARH; encoded by the coding sequence ATGCTCGACGACGGCCGCGATGCGTTCGCCGCGCGTGTGTTGCTGGCCCGCGCCGCGGAGCGCACGCTCGACGTGCAGTACTACATCTGGCACGACGACCTGTCCGGCGGGCTGATGCTCGAAGCGATGCGCGACGCCGCCGAGCGTGGTGTCCGCGTGCGAATGCTGCTCGACGACAACGGCATCGCCGGACTGGACGCGCACTTGGCCGCGCTCGACCGCCATCCCAACGTCGAGATCCGGCTGTTCAACCCCTTCGTGATCCGCAGCCCGAAATGGCTCGGGTACGCCACCGATTTCCTGCGCCTGAACCGGCGCATGCACAACAAGAGCTTCACCGCCGACAACCAGGCCAGCATCGTCGGCGGGCGCAACGTCGGCGACGAGTACTTCGACGCCCGCGACGAGGGCCTGTTCGCCGACCTCGACGTGCTGACCATCGGTCCGGTGGTGGCCGAGGTCTCGGCCGACTTCGACCGCTACTGGGCCAGCGAGTCGGCGTATCCGGCCAGCCGCATCCTGCCCGCCGCCGGCGATGACGCGCTGGAGATGCTCGCTGCGCACGGCGGTGCCCTCGGGCACGATGCGGCGGCGGCCGACTACGTGCGCGCGGTGCGCGAGCTGCCGTTCATCGCGGAAATCCTGGACGGGCGGCTGGCGTTCGAATGGGCACCGATCCAGATGATCAGCGACGATCCGGCCAAGGGCGTCGGCCAGGCCGTCGGCGACGGGCTGCTGACCCATGCGCTGCAGGACGCGATGGCCCGGCCGGGCCGCGAGGTGCGGCTGGTGTCGGGCTACTTCGTGCCGACCGATGCCGGGGTGGAGGCGTTCACCGCCCTGGCCCGGGCCGGCAAGGACGTGGCCATCTTCACCAACGCGTTCGAGGCCAACGACGTCTGGGTGGTCCATGCCGGCTACGCGCACCACCGCCGCGCCTTGCTCCAGGCGGGTGTGCGCCTCTACGAGATGCGCGGTGCGCAGGCGGACGGGCCGCGTCCGCGCCGGCACCTGCTGGCCACGGGCAGCGGCTCGGGCAGCGGCGATGGCCCGGTGCTGCGCTCCAGCGGCGCCACCCTGCACGCCAAGACCTTCGCGATCGACCGCCGCGAGGTGTTCATCGGCTCGTTCAACTTCGATCCGCGGTCGATGCACCTCAACACCGAGCTCGGCTTCCTGATCGGCAGCCAGGCACTGGCCACGCGGATCTCCGACGCGTTCGACACCCGCATCCCCCTGACCACCTACGAGGTCGTGCTGGCGCAGGACGGCCGGCTGAACTGGATCGAGCGCGATCCCGACGGCGGCGCCGTCGTGCACGTCGCGTTACCAGGTCAAAGTGTAGTGAGCGATGAAGCCGAGCTCGCGTTCCCAGGAGCCGAAGCAACCGATTCGGGCCATCGCAGTCAGCGCTTCGTCGAGCGTCTTGTCGCTGAGCGCGCCGACGTTGACGCTCCAGGCCAGCTCGCGGCGACCTACCGCTTTCTGACGCTTTACATGCGTCTTCAGCTCGGCAACGACGGTCTTCAGCGTACGGCGAGGCACTAG
- a CDS encoding SDR family NAD(P)-dependent oxidoreductase — protein MPQTSLPSHDRAAPWQEVVTPGRFTGLKVVVTGAGSGIGLATALRIVREGGRVVASDLDAGRLDALRAAQPEVIVPVAGDITDDAHLAAIIAACDGSLDGLVNNAGIIDGFTALGDTSDTLWARVMDVNLNAPFKLTREALPMLQRSGAASVVNVASEAGLRGSTCGTAYTTSKHALIGMSKSAAFFYPGVRVNVVAPGAVATNIVGTVASEWAYARAQAVNTAIGPPQAQSDQVAASITFLLSRDATNLTGAVLPSDGGWSVR, from the coding sequence ATGCCGCAGACCTCCCTCCCGTCCCACGACCGTGCCGCGCCTTGGCAGGAAGTCGTGACGCCCGGCCGCTTCACCGGATTGAAGGTCGTGGTGACCGGTGCCGGCTCCGGCATCGGCCTGGCGACCGCCCTGCGCATCGTGCGCGAGGGCGGGCGCGTCGTGGCCAGCGATCTCGATGCCGGGCGGCTCGATGCGCTGCGCGCCGCCCAGCCCGAGGTCATCGTGCCGGTCGCCGGCGACATCACCGACGACGCGCACCTGGCTGCAATCATCGCGGCCTGCGACGGCAGCCTTGATGGCCTGGTCAACAACGCGGGCATCATCGACGGATTCACCGCGCTGGGCGACACCAGCGACACGCTGTGGGCGCGGGTGATGGACGTCAACCTCAACGCGCCGTTCAAGCTCACCCGCGAGGCGCTGCCGATGCTGCAGCGCTCGGGTGCGGCATCGGTGGTGAACGTGGCGTCGGAGGCCGGCCTGCGCGGCTCGACCTGCGGCACCGCCTACACCACGTCCAAGCACGCGCTGATCGGCATGAGCAAGAGCGCGGCGTTCTTCTATCCCGGCGTGCGCGTCAACGTGGTCGCGCCCGGGGCGGTGGCCACCAACATCGTCGGCACCGTCGCCTCGGAGTGGGCGTATGCGCGCGCGCAGGCGGTGAATACCGCCATCGGCCCGCCGCAGGCCCAGTCCGACCAAGTGGCCGCGTCCATCACCTTCCTGCTCAGCCGCGATGCGACTAACCTCACCGGGGCGGTGTTGCCCTCGGATGGTGGTTGGTCGGTACGCTGA